DNA sequence from the Paenibacillus physcomitrellae genome:
GGGACTGCTTCCTGATGCAGGGCTATTATTTCGGCAGTCCGATGACAGCGGACAAAATCGCCCGTGATTATTTGACTCTTTCCCCGGCTGAGAAGGGGATCTCATATTAAATTCCAACTATCTGGAGGCTAAGAAACGATTATGAAAGCAGCTCGTTATGTACTGGAGTATTTGAAGAACAGTGGAGTAAAATATATTTTTGGCATTCCGGCCGGGTCGGTCAACGTGATCTTTGACGAGCTTTACGATATGCCTGAGATTACGCCGATCATAACCAAACATGAAGGGGCGGCTTCCTATATGGCGGCTGCTTATGCCAAATATGCGAACAAGCTCAGCGTTTGCATCGGCTGCAGCGGCCCAGGCGGCACCAATCTGGTGACCGGAGCGGCCAACGCGATGCGCGAGCATCTGCCGGTGCTCTTCATCACCGGGGCCGTGCCAATGAACACGGTGGGATTGAACGCTTCGCAGGAGCTGGATGCGGCGCCGATCTTTGCGCCGGTTACCAAATACAGCGTCCGCGTCAGCGAGTCCAAAGATGTGCTGGCCGAAGTAGCCAAAGCGGTGGAAACCGCCGTATCCGGCGTACCGGGCCCGGTACACGTTGCGCTGCCGATTGATGTGCAGGCCGGACAGGTAGAGCATGCGGAGCTTCCGGCGCCTGCCGTCAGAACGCCGCTTGTGCCGGATGCGGACACGATCAAACGAGTAGCCGAAGAGCTGGTGAAGCGCAAGGACGGCATCATTATGGCCGGACAGGGCATTCGCGGTTCGGTTGACAAGCTGGTTGAACTGGCCGAGCTGCTGAACTGGCCGATCGTAACAACTCCGGTGGCGAAAGGATATCTGACGGAGGATCATCCGCTGAATGCCGGCGTGTTTGGTTTTGCCGGTCATGAATCCGCTTCGAACCTGATCAATACGGAAGTTCCTAACCAGACGCTGCTGGTGATTGGTTCGAGCCTGGGGGAAACGGCTACCAACAACTACAACGCCAATCTGAACAAAGGACGGTTCACCATACAAATGGACTTTGATCCGTCGGTGTTCGGCCGAAAATATCAGGTGGATATTCCGGTGCTGGGCGATATTAACCTCAGCCTGCTGTTCCTGATTGACGAGCTCCGCACCCTGGGTCTGGAGCAGAAGGGACAAAACGAGCTGCGGAAAGTGGAGAAGCCGGAGCCTTATGTACTGACGAAGGAATATAATACAAAAAATGTGTTCACGGCGCTGCAAACCGGTCTGCCGGTCAACACCCGGTACACGGTGGATATTGGCGAATTCATGTCTTACGTGATTCATTATATGCGTGTGGTAGACCGCCACAGCTTTGATATCAACGTGCATTTCGGCGCGATGGGCAGCGGCATCAGCTCTGCTATCGGCGCTAAGCTGGCCGATCCGGAGCGGCCGGTAGTCAGTCTGACGGGTGACGGCTGTTTCTTCATGCACGGCATGGAAGTGCTGACCGCCAAAGAATACAATCTGCCGATCCTGTTCGTCGTGATGAACAACGCCCGGCTCGGCATGGTTTACCACGGTCATAATCTGCAGTACAAACGCACGCACGCTTCGTTCGATCAGCAGGAGACGAATATTGCAGCGATGGCCGCGGCCATGGGACTGCCGAGCTTCCGGGTGAGCAGCCTGGAAGACTTGAACGATGAATTCCTGCAAGGTTTCGCTGATCTGAAAGGCCCAGCCGTGCTGGAAATCGCCTTGAA
Encoded proteins:
- a CDS encoding thiamine pyrophosphate-binding protein; amino-acid sequence: MKAARYVLEYLKNSGVKYIFGIPAGSVNVIFDELYDMPEITPIITKHEGAASYMAAAYAKYANKLSVCIGCSGPGGTNLVTGAANAMREHLPVLFITGAVPMNTVGLNASQELDAAPIFAPVTKYSVRVSESKDVLAEVAKAVETAVSGVPGPVHVALPIDVQAGQVEHAELPAPAVRTPLVPDADTIKRVAEELVKRKDGIIMAGQGIRGSVDKLVELAELLNWPIVTTPVAKGYLTEDHPLNAGVFGFAGHESASNLINTEVPNQTLLVIGSSLGETATNNYNANLNKGRFTIQMDFDPSVFGRKYQVDIPVLGDINLSLLFLIDELRTLGLEQKGQNELRKVEKPEPYVLTKEYNTKNVFTALQTGLPVNTRYTVDIGEFMSYVIHYMRVVDRHSFDINVHFGAMGSGISSAIGAKLADPERPVVSLTGDGCFFMHGMEVLTAKEYNLPILFVVMNNARLGMVYHGHNLQYKRTHASFDQQETNIAAMAAAMGLPSFRVSSLEDLNDEFLQGFADLKGPAVLEIALKDDSTPPMGDRVKFLSSFGK